The Vitis vinifera cultivar Pinot Noir 40024 chromosome 12, ASM3070453v1 genome has a segment encoding these proteins:
- the LOC104881008 gene encoding uncharacterized protein LOC104881008, with product MEEEMFCYIHEGGELVKTAVGSVEYKGGRTNCSVVSKNISQSEFVSKVCGVLNLDSNSIKLEFTVKFDPSCLLPLHNDGDIVNMFKFNDMFCHVYISHCTECGDDFICPTSGPTPIVASNSAHVSSIGQPPLHISNESPTIQSVGFSQRCAMTNTVQLQPSRFEHSIVGSGHTFPNASEFRDAIYLMSLAGKFRYSYKRNSPKHMTVVCTIEDCPWKITARAIGDSNIVQVHTFRNVHNHCLEDVVLSQPLVRSTRASLVIDDVIRSTPEYQPRQICKDFVRQHGIQLTYLQAWQMKEKAKERIYGQPKNYYKLLPWMCERMLATNPGSSVELSYSNDDHFEKLFVAHSISIEGFVRGCRPIIAIDSAHMSGPYGGALFSATSYDANDSMFLLAFGVMSSENYEDWLWFLEKLKIVVGNKEVIIISDRHHALLRSVPEVFGIENHAYCYRHLKENFSSFLSKHNTRGNKGKENALQFLDSIAYGRLEHDYNVSMVELKKYNEALATWVEENAPHHWAMSKFPKQRWDKMTTNLAESFNAWLRIERHHSICNFLLEHMSKLASMLVKHQEESKNWKGCIGPKIEAKVQENIAKGAVYPVTPFKNGVFGVCIGRALLNVDILNHTCTCRGWQMLGIPCEHATAVIISIGQNVTDFVDDCYKYPMQELIYGGSFSGIETHDMPTVDDDGLVRSITGEVFFSLKPPHTKRPLGRPRKKRIESQFQDKRPVYCSRCHMSGHNRKTCKNPLP from the exons ATGGAAGAGGAGATGTTTTGTTACATTCATGAAGGTGGTGAGCTTGTTAAGACTGCTGTTGGGTCCGTCGAATATAAGGGAGGTCGGACCAATTGCAGTGTTGTTAGCAAGAATATCTCACAATCTGAATTCGTTTCAAAAGTATGTGGTGTATTGAACTTGGATTCCAATTCCATTAAATTGGAATTCACAGTCAAGTTTGACCCATCATGTCTATTGCCACTGCATAATGATGGCGACATAGTCAATATGTTCAAATTCAACGACATGTTTTGTCATGTCTACATCTCCCATTGTACTGAATGTGGTGATGACTTCATTTGCCCTACTAG TGGCCCAACCCCCATTGTTGCTTCAAACTCAGCTCATGTTTCCTCTATTGGCCAGCCCCCATTACACATCTCTAATGAGTCGCCCACAATTCAGTCAGTTGGGTTTTCCCAAAGATGTGCTATGACAAATACCGTTCAACTTCAACCAAGCCGGTTCGAACATTCAATTGTAGGTAGTGGACATACCTTCCCAAATGCGTCGGAGTTTCGAGATGCAATCTATTTGATGTCTTTGGCTGGAAAATTTCGATATTCTTACAAAAGGAATAGTCCAAAACACATGACCGTAGTATGCACAATTGAAGATTGTCCTTGGAAAATCACTGCGCGTGCAATAGGGGATTCAAACATTGTTCAAGTACACACATTCCGAAATGTGCATAACCATTGCTTGGAAGATGTTGTCTTGTCTCAGCCTTTAGTGAGATCCACTCGTGCATCGTTGGTCATTGATGATGTCATTCGATCTACTCCTGAATACCAACCACGCCAAATTTGTAAGGACTTTGTAAGGCAACATGGCATCCAGTTAACTTACCTACAAGCATGGCAAATGAAGGAGAAGGCTAAGGAGCGCATTTATGGACAACCCAAGAATTATTACAAATTGTTGCCATGGATGTGTGAAAGAATGCTTGCAACAAATCCGGGATCGAGTGTTGAGCTGAGTTATTCCAATGATGACCATTTTGAGAAGCTTTTTGTTGCTCATTCAATATCTATCGAAGGGTTTGTAAGGGGGTGTCGACCAATCATTGCAATTGATTCGGCCCATATGAGTGGGCCTTATGGCGGTGCTCTATTTTCAGCCACCTCTTACGATGCTAATGACTCCATGTTCCTCTTAGCCTTTGGAGTGATGAGCTCGGAAAATTATGAAGATTGGTTATGGTTCTTGGAAAAACTGAAGATAGTTGTGGGAAACAAGGAAGTTATTATTATCTCAGATAGACATCATGCTTTGCTTCGTAGTGTTCCTGAGGTGTTTGGCATTGAAAACCATGCTTATTGCTACCGTCACCTAAAGGAGAATTTTAGTAGTTTCTTGTCCAAGCATAACACACGAGGGAACAAGGGTAAAGAAAATGCATTGCAATTCCTAGATAGCATTGCGTATGGAAGGCTAGAACATGATTATAACGTTTCCATggttgaactaaaaaaatacaacGAGGCTTTAGCCACATGGGTTGAAGAAAATGCGCCGCACCATTGGGCCATGTCAAAATTCCCAAAACAAAGATGGGATAAAATGACTACGAACCTTGCCGAGTCATTTAATGCTTGGTTACGGATTGAAAGACATCACtctatttgtaactttttattGGAGCACATGTCCAAGTTAGCTTCTATGCTTGTGAAGCATCAAGAAGAGTCTAAGAATTGGAAAGGGTGTATAGGGCCAAAAATTGAAGCTAAGGTGCAGGAAAATATTGCAAAGGGTGCGGTGTATCCAGTCACACCGTTCAAGAATGGAGTATTTGGGGTATGTATCGGGAGAGCCTTGTTGAATGTAGACATTCTGAACCATACATGCACTTGTAGGGGTTGGCAGATGTTGGGAATCCCTTGTGAGCATGCCACAGCCGTCATTATTTCCATTGGTCAAAATGTTACTGATTTCGTCGATGATTGCTACAAATACCCAATGCAAGAGTTGATATATGGGGGCTCTTTCTCCGGCATAGAGACCCATGACATGCCTACTGTGGACGATGATGGTTTGGTTCGATCTATCACCGGGGAGGTGTTCTTCTCTCTAAAGCCTCCACATACAAAGCGCCCTCTCGGAAGGCCAAGGAAGAAGCGCATTGAGTCTCAATTTCAAGATAAACGACCTGTTTATTGCTCTCGTTGTCATATGTCCGGCCACAATAGAAAAACCTGCAAAAATCCTTTGCCCTAA
- the LOC100256601 gene encoding LOW QUALITY PROTEIN: disease resistance protein RUN1 (The sequence of the model RefSeq protein was modified relative to this genomic sequence to represent the inferred CDS: deleted 2 bases in 1 codon): protein MASTSSFRASSSSSTPAIPRTSTYDVFLSFRGEDTRYNFTDHLYSALGRRGIHTFRDDKLRRGEAIAPELLKAIEESRSSVIVFSENYAHSRWCLDELVKIMECQKDPAHVVFPIFYHVDPSHVRKQEGSFGEAFAGYEENWKDKIPRWRRALTEAANLSGWHILDGYESNQIKEITNNIFRQLKCKRLDVGANLVGIGSRVKEMILRLHMESSDVRIVGICGVGGIGKTTIAKVVYNELSCEFECMSFLENIGEVSNTQGLSHLQNQLLVDVLEGEVSQNMNGVAHKASMIKDILSSKRVLMVLDDVDHPSQLEYLLGHREWLGEGSRVIITTRNKHVLAVQKVDNLYEVKGLNFEEDCELFSLYAFKQNLPKSDYRNLACRVVGYCQGLPLALKVLGSLLFNKTIPEWESELHKLDREPEAEIHNVLKRSYDGLDRTEKNIFLDVACFFKGEDRDFVSRILDGCDFHAKRGIRNLNDKCLITLPYNEIRMHDLIQHMGWEIVREKFPDEPNKWSRLWDPCDFERALTAYEGIKRVETISLDLSKSKGVCVSSNVFAKTTRLRLLKVHSGFHIDHKYGDLDSEEEMYYCYGVIAHASKMQLDRGFKFPSYELRYLCWDGYPLDFLPSNFDGGKLVELHLHCSNIKRLWLGNKDLERLKVIDLSYSRKLIQMSEFSRMPNLESLFLNGCVSLIDIHPSVGNLKKLTTLSLRSCDKLKNLPDSIWDLESLEILNLSYCSKFEKFPGKGGNMKSLRKLHLKDTAIKDLPDSIGDLESLEILDLSDCSKFEKFPEKGGNMKSLNQLLLRNTAIKDLPDSIGDLESLESLDVSGSKFEKFPEKGGNMKSLNQLLLRNTAIKDLPDSIGDLESLESLDLSDCSKFEKFPEKGGNMKSLKKLRLRNTAIKDLPDSIGDLKSLEFLDLSDCSKFEKFPEKGGNMKRLRELHLKITAIKDLPTNISRLKKLKRLVLSDCSDLWEGLISNQLCNLQKLNISQCKMAGQILVLPSSLEEIDAYHCTSKEDLSGLLWLCHLNWLKSTTEELKCWKLVAVIRESNGIPEWIRYQNMGSEVTTELPTNWYEDPHFLGFVVSCVYRHIPTSDFDYRDVDLMCELNLHGNGFEFKGKCYRYDSPGNFKDLIDQVCVWWYPKIAIRKEHHHKYTHINASFRGHWTEIKKCGIDLIFAGDQQNHMPMLEHPQNSGDNGSALQDTDGNVHGANQDDEHYHIPMLLDLPGNFGDIGSVMFGANQDDEGTDGNRKRRRDDSLPDVVEEPHYKRLGAPNTDPLL from the exons ATGGCTTCCACAAGCTCCTTCAgagcctcttcttcttcttctactcctGCCATCCCTCGAACAAGTACTTATGAtgttttcttgagttttagAGGCGAAGACACCCGCTATAATTTCACTGATCACCTCTACAGTGCTTTGGGTAGGAGAGGGATTCACACCTTCAGAGACGATAAACTCAGGAGAGGAGAAGCGATTGCTCCAGAACTCTTGAAAGCCATTGAAGAATCAAGGTCTTCCGTAATTGTTTTCTCTGAAAACTATGCTCATTCGAGATGGTGTTTGGATGAGTTGGTAAAGATCATGGAGTGCCAGAAAGATCCGGCACATGTTGTTTTCCCAATTTTCTATCATGTGGATCCATCCCATGTACGAAAGCAAGAAGGAAGTTTTGGAGAGGCCTTTGCCGGTTATGAAGAAAACTGGAAGGACAAGATACCAAGGTGGAGGAGGGCCTTGACGGAAGCAGCCAATCTTTCTGGATGGCATATACTAGATGG GTATGAGTCcaatcaaattaaagaaataactAATAACATATTTCGTCAATTGAAATGTAAGAGGCTTGATGTTGGTGCCAATTTAGTTGGTATAGGTTCCCGTGTAAAAGAGATGATTTTGCGATTGCATATGGAATCAAGTGATGTTCGTATTGTTGGGATATGTGGAGTTGGTGGGATAGGTAAGACAACAATCGCAAAAGTTGTTTATAATGAACTTTCTTGTGAATTTGAATGTATGagctttcttgaaaatattgGGGAGGTTTCCAATACCCAAGGTTTATCTCACTTACAAAATCAACTTCTTGTTGATGTCCTAGAGGGAGAGGTGAGTCAAAATATGAATGGTGTTGCCCACAAAGCAAGTATGATAAAGGACATTCTCTCATCTAAAAGAGTTTTAATGGTTCTTGATGATGTAGATCATCCAAGTCAATTAGAATATTTACTTGGACATCGTGAATGGCTTGGAGAAGGAAGTAGAGTCATCATAACTACTAGAAATAAACATGTGTTAGCTGTACAAAAAGTGGATAACTTATATGAGGTTAAGggattgaattttgaagaagatTGTGAACTTTTCAGTTTGTATGCCTTTAAACAAAATCTTCCCAAATCAGATTACAGAAACCTCGCATGTCGTGTTGTAGGCTATTGTCAAGGGCTTCCATTAGCTCTAAAAGTTCTAGGTTCTCTCTTATTCAACAAGACAATACCTGAATGGGAAAGTGAATTGCATAAATTGGACAGAGAACCTGAAGCGGAAATTCACAATGTGCTTAAACGAAGCTATGATGGATTAGATCGtacagaaaaaaatatatttcttgatgttgcatgtttttttaaagGTGAAGATAGGGATTTTGTGTCAAGAATATTGGATGGTTGTGATTTCCATGCAAAAAGAGGAATAAGAAATCTAAATGATAAGTGTCTTATAACTCTCCCATACAACGAAATACGTATGCATGATTTGATACAACATATGGGCTGGGAAATTGTTCGTGAAAAATTTCCTGATGAGCCAAACAAATGGAGCAGATTGTGGGATCCCTGTGATTTTGAACGTGCACTTACAGCATATGAG GGAATAAAAAGAGTTGAAACAATATCCTTGGACTTGTCTAAATCAAAAGGAGTATGTGTGAGTTCAAATGTTTTCGCAAAGACGACTAGACTTCGATTGCTCAAAGTTCATTCAGGTTTCCATATAGATCACAAATATGGAGATCTTGACAGTGAGGAGGAGATGTATTATTGTTATGGTGTAATTGCACATGCTTCTAAAATGCAACTTGACCGGGGTTTTAAATTTCCTTCTTATGAGTTAAGGTATCTTTGTTGGGATGGATATCCTTTAGATTTTTTACCATCAAACTTTGATGGAGGGAAGCTTGTTGAACTTCACTTGCACTGTAGCAACATAAAACGGTTGTGGCTAGGGAATAAg GATCTTGAAAGGTTAAAGGTCATTGATCTAAGTTACTCAAGGAAGCTCATTCAAATGTCAGAATTCTCAAGAATGCCAAATTTGGAGAGTCTATTTCTTAATGGTTGTGTAAGCTTGATCGATATTCACCCATCTGTTGGAAATCTGAAGAAGCTTACTACCTTAAGCTTGAGAAGCTGTGATAAGCTTAAGAATCTGCCGGATAGCATTTGGGACTTGGAATCTCTTGAGATTCTTAATCTCTCTTATTGctcaaagtttgagaaatttccAGGGAAGGGGGGGAACATGAAAAGTTTAAGGAAGCTTCATTTAAAAGATACTGCTATTAAGGATCTGCCTGATAGCATTGGAGACTTGGAATCTCTTGAGATTCTTGATCTCTCTGATTGctcaaagtttgagaaatttccGGAGAAGGGAGGGAACATGAAAAGTTTAAACCAGCTTCTTTTAAGAAATACTGCTATTAAGGATCTGCCTGATAGCATTGGAGACTTGGAATCTCTTGAGTCTCTTGATGTCTCTGGctcaaagtttgagaaatttccGGAGAAGGGAGGGAACATGAAAAGTTTAAACCAGCTTCTTTTAAGAAATACTGCTATTAAGGATCTGCCTGATAGCATTGGAGACTTGGAATCTCTTGAGTCTCTTGATCTCTCTGATTGctcaaagtttgagaaatttccGGAGAAGGGAGGGAACATGAAAAGCTTAAAGAAGCTTCGTTTAAGAAATACTGCTATTAAGGATCTGCCTGATAGCATTGGAGACTTGAAATCTCTTGAGTTTCTTGATCTCTCTGATTGctcaaagtttgagaaatttccGGAGAAGGGAGGGAACATGAAAAGGTTAAGGGAGCTTCATTTAAAAATTACTGCTATTAAGGATCTTCCCACCAACATTTCTAGGttgaaaaaacttaaaagaCTTGTCCTCAGTGACTGCTCAGACCTGTGGGAAGGATTAATAAGCAATCAGCTTTGCAATCTGCAAAAACTTAATATCAGTCAATGCAAAATGGCTGGACAAATTCTGGTGCTTCCTTCAAGTCTAGAAGAAATAGACGCATACCATTGCACAAGCAAGGAAGATTTATCAGGTCTGCTCTGGCTTTGCCACCTCAACTGGTTGAAATCCACAACAGAg GAGTTGAAATGCTGGAAACTCGTTGCTGTTATTCGTGAAAGTAATGGAATTCCAGAGTGGATAAGGTATCAGAACATGGGAAGTGAAGTAACAACAGAGCTTCCAACGAATTGGTATGAAGATCCTCACTTCCTAGGATTTGTCGTATCATGTGTTTATCGGCATATTCCTACATCTGATTTTGATTACCGTGATGTTGATCTCATGTGTGAATTGAATTTACATGGCAATGGATTTGAATTCAAGGGTAAATGCTATCGGTATGATTCGCCTGGTAATTTTAAAGATTTGATAGATCAAGTATGTGTTTGGTGGTATCCTAAGATTGCTATTCGGAAAGAGCATCACCATAAATACACACATATTAATGCTTCATTTAGGGGTCATTGGACAGAGATAAAAAAATGCGGCATCGATCTTATATTTGCGGGAGATCAACAAAATCATATGCCCATGTTGGAGCATCCTCAGAATTCTGGTGACAATGGATCAGCATTACAAGATACCGATGGTAATGTTCATGGGGCTAATCAAGATGATGAACACTACCATATTCCCATGTTGTTAGATCTTCCTGGGAATTTTGGTGACATTGGATCAGTAATGTTC GGGGCTAATCAAGATGATGAAGGCACTGATGGAAACCGTAAGAGAAGACGTGATGATTCCCTACCCGATGTAGTGGAGGAGCCACATTATAAAAGATTGGGAGCACCCAACACCGATCCCTTGCTTTGA
- the LOC100249714 gene encoding kinetochore protein NDC80 homolog — MKATGRRRPKDSIRPPPPPAPSVDHHRQFSRDSDASFASSRPSSLGINRSSAGDALTDRSYQLSAIRTINSFLASHSSPLSLKPPLPSAKDISETLKFLISQLDFPTTKLEDDLPILLKHLNCPIKLNKSALKAPGTPHAWPPLLGVMHWLVQIALYNDHLVSNLQCFDNTFVYALDSYLHYIRGDDDGMEAVDREFMGKLEKERDAVAEGVKALEKEVAEREGRLEELRSGPSAKEVVEKVRGVLEEDVKKFHAIIAEFSGRIASVEKILEEKEKELGVKVEENNRICEENEELKKRVELQTFNARDAERMKRELQAVERDITEAEVARNGWEEKSWDLDTTIGHKFKELEALSIECNQALRRLKLGNGLQYVLNAKGSSPTEVLGIDYKSALKPALDSFADDINKSSMSKLEELISLQQQSVENAAKIEAKRNRLAALQSRSDEVEAQLNFLKKETQNYTSRCAMEAKKLVEDVEIETHNVDIVEREVADVLETSKLKLQEAIKQNEEEIQICAWELYALVDSVSKYKEHMASKISEMKSNLSETAGAVSDSYKGSLSAQFGITLDTSH; from the exons ATGAAAGCCACTGGCCGCCGTCGTCCGAAGGACTCTATCCGCCCACCGCCACCACCAGCTCCCTCCGTCGACCACCACCGCCAATTCAGCCGCGACTCTGACGCTAGTTTCGCCAGCAGCCGCCCTTCCTCCCTTGGAATCAACCGCTCCTCCGCCGGCGATGCCCTCACCGACCGGTCCTACCAACTCTCCGCCATCCGCACCATCAACTCCTTTCTCGCCTCCCATTCCTCTCCTCTCTCCCTCAAACCCCCTCTCCCCTCCGCCAAAGACATTTCCGAAACCCTAAAATTCCTCATATCCCAACTCGATTTCCCCACAACCAAACTTGAAGACGATCTTCCTATCCTCCTCAAGCACCTCAATTGTCCGATCAAGCTCAACAAGTCCGCTCTCAAAGCCCCCGGAACCCCACATGCTTGGCCTCCCCTTTTAGGCGTAATGCATTGGTTGGTTCAGATCGCATTGTATAATGACCATCTTGTGTCGAATTTGCAGTGTTTTGACAATACTTTTGTGTATGCATTGGATAGTTACTTGCATTATATTCGCGGGGATGATGATGGGATGGAGGCGGTGGATAGGGAGTTTATGGGGAAGTTGGAAAAGGAGAGGGACGCGGTGGCGGAAGGTGTGAAGGCATTGGAGAAAGAGGTGGCAGAGAGGGAGGGGAGGTTGGAGGAATTGAGGTCGGGGCCTTCGGCAAAGGAGGTTGTGGAGAAGGTGAGGGGGGTGTTGGAGGAGGATGTGAAGAAATTTCATGCAATAATTGCAGAATTTTCAGGAAGGATTGCATCAGTGGAGAAGATTTTGGAGGAGAAGGAAAAGGAGTTGGGGGTGAAGGTTGAGGAGAATAATAGAATTTGCGAGGAGAATGAAGAGCTGAAGAAGAGGGTTGAGTTGCAGACGTTTAATGCAAGAGATGCAGAGAGGATGAAGAGGGAGTTGCAGGCAGTCGAGAGAGATATCACGGAGGCTGAGGTTGCAAGGAATGGTTGGGAGGAGAAGTCTTGGGATCTTGACACGACAATTGGGCACAAGTTTAAGGAGCTTGAAGCTCTTTCAATTGAATGCAACCAGGCTCTCAGGAG GTTAAAGTTAGGAAATGGTTTGCAGTATGTGTTGAATGCCAAAGGGTCTTCGCCTACTGAGGTTTTGGGAATTGATTACAAATCAGCGCTTAAGCCTGCACTTGACTCCTTTGCTGATGACATAAATAAAAGCTCTATGTCAAAGTTGGAAGAGTTGATTTCTCTTCAGCAACAATCAGTTGAAAATGCTGCTAAAATTGAAGCAAAAAGAAATCGTCTTGCTGCACTTCAATCCCGTAGTGATGAA GTGGAAGctcaattaaattttttgaagaagGAAACGCAAAACTACACCTCCAGATGTGCAATGGAAGCTAAGAAGTTGGTGGAGGATGTTGAGATAGAAACCCATAATGTAGATATTGTGGAAAGAGAAGTGGCAGATGTTCTGGAG ACGTCCAAATTGAAGTTGCAGGAAGCAATCAAGCAAAATGAGGAAGAAATTCAGATATGTGCTTGGGAACTCTATGCTTTGGTTGATTCAGTTTCGAAATACAAAGAGCACATGGCATCAAAAATTTCAGAGATGAAGAGCAACCTTTCAGAAACAGCAGGAGCTGTATCAGATTCTTACAAAGGCTCCTTGTCAGCACAGTTTGGTATCACTTTGGATACAAGCCACTGA
- the LOC100266910 gene encoding uncharacterized protein LOC100266910 isoform X1 produces MHMPQYLVWFSLQMAKGSRGRRRIASRQFRPTPYPLPSGNQDVSEEIYSKKCCKSLEKKDWEDATCSVCMEYPHNAVLLLCSSHDKGCRPYMCGTSFRYSNCLDQYKKAYTKVTSTNPGQSLDGSVDNPIMNPVSNWPVEKCEVTELACPLCRGQVKGWTVVEPAREYLNAKKRSCMQDNCSFVGNYKELRKHVRAEHPSAQPREVDPILEQKWRRLERERERDDVISTIRSSMPGAMVFGDYVIEGNHYDFDSDEGEHFDADAVERNEGFEVGFDSNLVNVFLLLHAFGPAGNIGLNRRLRRSERGLGRALDEGAVGIHETSPADSIDENDIHNSDDDNGDNNGMSLADRRRRARVLLGQSIRRRRRREPNGGSR; encoded by the exons ATGCATATGCCCCAGTACCTGGTCTG GTTTAGTTTGCAAATGGCGAAAGGTAGCAGGGGACGACGCAGAATTGCTTCCCGCCAGTTTAGGCCAACCCCATACCCATTGCCATCAGGTAATCAGGATGTTTCAGAGGAAATCTACTCAAAGAAATGTTGCAAATCCTTGGAAAAGAAAGACTGGGAAGATGCAACCTGTTCTGTCTGCATGGAGTACCCTCACAATGCTGTTCTTCTCCTTTGCTCGTCCCATGATAAGGGTTGTCGTCCTTACATGTGTGGCACCAGCTTTCGCTACTCCAACTGCCTTGACCAATACAAGAAAGCCTACACCAAAGTAACATCAACCAATCCTGGACAATCCTTGGATGGCTCAGTTGATAATCCGATCATGAATCCAGTGTCCAATTGGCCTGTTGAGAAGTGTGAAGTCACAGAGCTTGCGTGCCCCCTTTGCAGAGGTCAGGTGAAGGGCTGGACTGTGGTTGAACCTGCGAGGGAGTATCTAAATGCCAAGAAGAGAAGTTGCATGCAGGATAACTGCTCATTTGTTGGGAATTACAAGGAGTTGCGGAAGCATGTCAGGGCAGAGCACCCCTCTGCACAGCCACGTGAAGTGGATCCCATACTAGAACAGAAATGGAGAAGACTTGAGCGTGAACGTGAGAGGGATGATGTGATCAGCACTATAAGGTCATCAATGCCCGGGGCAATGGTTTTTGGAGATTATGTGATAGAAGGAAATCATTATGATTTTGATTCTGATGAAGGGGAGCATTTTGATGCAGATGCAGTGGAGAGGAATGAGGGGTTTGAGGTGGGCTTTGATAGCAATTTGGTCAATGTCTTCCTACTACTGCATGCATTTGGCCCAGCAGGGAATATTGGCCTAAATAGGCGCTTGAGGCGGTCTGAAAGAGGCCTTGGTCGAGCATTGGATGAGGGTGCTGTGGGAATCCATGAGACCTCTCCCGCTGATTCCATTGATGAGAATGATATACATAATAGTGACGATGACAATGGTGACAACAATGGCATGTCACTGGCTGATCGACGCCGCAGGGCTAGAGTGCTGTTGGGCCAGTCCATCAGGAGACGAAGGCGCAGAGAACCTAATGGAGGTTCAAGATAG
- the LOC100266910 gene encoding uncharacterized protein LOC100266910 isoform X2 has translation MAKGSRGRRRIASRQFRPTPYPLPSGNQDVSEEIYSKKCCKSLEKKDWEDATCSVCMEYPHNAVLLLCSSHDKGCRPYMCGTSFRYSNCLDQYKKAYTKVTSTNPGQSLDGSVDNPIMNPVSNWPVEKCEVTELACPLCRGQVKGWTVVEPAREYLNAKKRSCMQDNCSFVGNYKELRKHVRAEHPSAQPREVDPILEQKWRRLERERERDDVISTIRSSMPGAMVFGDYVIEGNHYDFDSDEGEHFDADAVERNEGFEVGFDSNLVNVFLLLHAFGPAGNIGLNRRLRRSERGLGRALDEGAVGIHETSPADSIDENDIHNSDDDNGDNNGMSLADRRRRARVLLGQSIRRRRRREPNGGSR, from the coding sequence ATGGCGAAAGGTAGCAGGGGACGACGCAGAATTGCTTCCCGCCAGTTTAGGCCAACCCCATACCCATTGCCATCAGGTAATCAGGATGTTTCAGAGGAAATCTACTCAAAGAAATGTTGCAAATCCTTGGAAAAGAAAGACTGGGAAGATGCAACCTGTTCTGTCTGCATGGAGTACCCTCACAATGCTGTTCTTCTCCTTTGCTCGTCCCATGATAAGGGTTGTCGTCCTTACATGTGTGGCACCAGCTTTCGCTACTCCAACTGCCTTGACCAATACAAGAAAGCCTACACCAAAGTAACATCAACCAATCCTGGACAATCCTTGGATGGCTCAGTTGATAATCCGATCATGAATCCAGTGTCCAATTGGCCTGTTGAGAAGTGTGAAGTCACAGAGCTTGCGTGCCCCCTTTGCAGAGGTCAGGTGAAGGGCTGGACTGTGGTTGAACCTGCGAGGGAGTATCTAAATGCCAAGAAGAGAAGTTGCATGCAGGATAACTGCTCATTTGTTGGGAATTACAAGGAGTTGCGGAAGCATGTCAGGGCAGAGCACCCCTCTGCACAGCCACGTGAAGTGGATCCCATACTAGAACAGAAATGGAGAAGACTTGAGCGTGAACGTGAGAGGGATGATGTGATCAGCACTATAAGGTCATCAATGCCCGGGGCAATGGTTTTTGGAGATTATGTGATAGAAGGAAATCATTATGATTTTGATTCTGATGAAGGGGAGCATTTTGATGCAGATGCAGTGGAGAGGAATGAGGGGTTTGAGGTGGGCTTTGATAGCAATTTGGTCAATGTCTTCCTACTACTGCATGCATTTGGCCCAGCAGGGAATATTGGCCTAAATAGGCGCTTGAGGCGGTCTGAAAGAGGCCTTGGTCGAGCATTGGATGAGGGTGCTGTGGGAATCCATGAGACCTCTCCCGCTGATTCCATTGATGAGAATGATATACATAATAGTGACGATGACAATGGTGACAACAATGGCATGTCACTGGCTGATCGACGCCGCAGGGCTAGAGTGCTGTTGGGCCAGTCCATCAGGAGACGAAGGCGCAGAGAACCTAATGGAGGTTCAAGATAG